From Desulfuromonas soudanensis, the proteins below share one genomic window:
- a CDS encoding HD domain-containing phosphohydrolase: MKPTDKTKKSSTETAQEAMAKALENSEIRYRRLFESAQDGIFILNTATGRINEVNPSLLDILGYSREELVEKKLGEVDAFEDFEARRESFPDLEKKAFVHYKNLKLKTKSGRPIQVDFVCNAYQISDEKILQCNVRDIRDRKAKESALLARENARLSMMENQETHGLLIEKLPVGIIVHAADTRIVSCNPEASQLLGIPADQVLGKMADDPDWNFVREDGTPMPVGEYPCNRVAATGQVLKNFIMGIGSGKGCKCLLVNAYPEFDNSGSLRQIVVMLTDIGDIKGAEEKIRLHVEHLTALVEIDRAINFSFDLNLSLTTLLTHVLVQLGVDAADVLLFNPQSRTLDFVAGRGFHTKTIEQARQPLGEGYAGRAAQDRSVVHIPDLAKEHDKFLRKGFLAAENFVSYHGVPLIAKGKVLGVLEIFDRSRLVRDDEWLYFLKAMAAQAAIAIDNVTLFDNLQRSNTELFNAYDATIEGWSRALELRDNETEGHSQRVALLTVRMARLFGLNDAELVQVRWGALLHDIGKMGVPDKILQKKESLTEAEWAVMKQHTVFAYKMLSPIRYLRAALDIPYAHHEKWDGSGYPLGLKGEQIPLLARIFSVVDVWDALRSDRRYRSSWSVEKVRRHLLSLAGTHFDPHVVKVGLDSDLFVD, from the coding sequence ATGAAACCCACTGATAAAACAAAAAAGTCCTCGACCGAAACGGCTCAGGAAGCGATGGCGAAGGCGCTGGAAAACTCCGAGATTCGTTACCGCCGCCTCTTCGAATCGGCCCAGGATGGCATTTTTATTTTAAATACCGCAACGGGACGGATCAACGAGGTCAACCCATCCCTGCTCGACATCTTGGGCTATTCGCGTGAAGAACTGGTGGAAAAGAAACTCGGGGAGGTCGATGCCTTCGAAGATTTCGAGGCCCGGAGGGAATCCTTCCCGGACTTGGAGAAGAAGGCGTTCGTCCACTACAAAAACCTGAAGCTCAAGACGAAAAGCGGGCGTCCGATTCAGGTGGATTTTGTCTGTAACGCCTATCAGATTAGCGATGAAAAGATCCTCCAGTGCAATGTCCGTGACATCCGGGACCGGAAGGCAAAGGAGTCCGCCCTCCTGGCCAGAGAGAATGCCCGGTTGTCGATGATGGAAAATCAGGAGACGCACGGGTTGTTGATCGAAAAACTCCCTGTCGGCATCATTGTCCATGCTGCCGACACCCGGATTGTATCGTGCAACCCGGAAGCCTCGCAACTGCTGGGGATCCCTGCCGACCAGGTTCTCGGTAAAATGGCCGACGATCCGGATTGGAACTTTGTCCGGGAAGACGGGACACCGATGCCCGTCGGTGAGTATCCCTGTAATCGGGTGGCCGCAACCGGACAGGTGCTGAAAAATTTCATTATGGGAATTGGCAGCGGCAAGGGATGCAAGTGCCTTCTGGTGAATGCCTATCCCGAGTTCGATAACAGCGGATCGCTGCGGCAAATTGTTGTTATGTTGACGGATATCGGCGACATCAAGGGCGCGGAAGAAAAAATCAGGCTGCACGTTGAACATCTGACCGCACTGGTTGAAATCGACCGCGCCATCAATTTCAGCTTCGATCTCAACCTCAGCCTGACAACGCTCCTCACCCATGTCCTCGTACAACTGGGAGTGGACGCGGCTGACGTTCTGTTGTTCAACCCCCAATCCCGGACGCTGGATTTTGTGGCCGGGCGCGGTTTTCACACCAAAACCATCGAACAGGCACGCCAGCCTCTCGGTGAGGGCTATGCCGGTCGCGCCGCACAGGATCGAAGCGTCGTTCATATCCCCGATCTGGCAAAGGAGCATGACAAGTTTTTGCGCAAAGGTTTTTTGGCGGCTGAGAATTTCGTCAGCTACCACGGCGTCCCCCTGATAGCGAAAGGGAAGGTTCTTGGAGTTCTCGAAATTTTTGACAGGTCCCGGCTGGTGCGGGATGATGAATGGCTCTATTTTCTCAAGGCCATGGCCGCCCAGGCGGCCATTGCCATCGACAACGTCACCCTCTTTGATAACCTGCAACGCTCCAATACCGAACTATTCAATGCCTATGACGCCACCATCGAGGGTTGGTCGCGGGCGCTGGAGTTGCGCGACAACGAAACAGAAGGGCACTCGCAGCGGGTCGCCCTTTTAACCGTCCGGATGGCGCGCCTGTTTGGCTTGAACGATGCGGAACTTGTGCAGGTCCGCTGGGGTGCGTTGCTGCATGACATAGGCAAGATGGGTGTCCCTGACAAAATCCTGCAAAAAAAAGAGTCGCTGACCGAGGCGGAATGGGCAGTGATGAAACAACACACCGTTTTTGCCTACAAAATGCTCTCTCCCATCCGTTACCTGAGGGCGGCACTTGATATCCCCTACGCTCATCATGAAAAATGGGACGGTTCCGGCTATCCGCTCGGCTTGAAAGGGGAACAGATCCCTCTGCTGGCCCGCATCTTTTCTGTGGTCGACGTTTGGGATGCGTTGAGATCCGACCGTCGCTATCGCTCATCCTGGTCCGTGGAAAAGGTGCGTAGACATCTTTTGTCGCTGGCAGGGACGCACTTTGATCCGCATGTTGTCAAAGTAGGCCTTGATTCGGATCTTTTCGTGGATTGA
- the tesB gene encoding acyl-CoA thioesterase II, with amino-acid sequence MSNLVQDLIEHLNLERLEENLFRGDSRDIGGKSVFGGQVLGQALLAAQQTVEGREAHSLHAYFLRPGNPRESITYDVDRIRDGRSFATRRVVAAQSGRAIFNMSVSFQIAEEGFEHQSSIPDVPPPEELLSIAEWRRQTMKHIPESLQDILTRDRPIELRPVQPIDVLHPDLRPPRQQVWLKAAGNLPDAPAIHKALLAYASDFTLLGTALLPHGVTHFMPRVQAASLDHAMWFHRPFRMDEWLLYDMDSPSACGGRGLGRGSIYSRDGRLIASVAQEGVIRLRREGPPSA; translated from the coding sequence ATGAGCAACCTTGTTCAGGATCTGATTGAACATCTCAATCTCGAACGCCTCGAAGAAAATCTGTTTCGCGGCGACAGCCGGGATATCGGCGGCAAGAGCGTCTTCGGCGGCCAGGTTCTCGGCCAGGCGCTCCTGGCCGCGCAGCAGACCGTCGAAGGGCGGGAGGCCCATTCGCTCCACGCCTATTTCCTTCGCCCTGGCAATCCCCGGGAATCGATCACCTACGACGTCGACCGCATCCGTGACGGCCGCAGTTTCGCCACCCGGCGGGTGGTCGCCGCCCAATCCGGGCGGGCGATCTTCAACATGTCGGTCTCTTTCCAGATCGCCGAGGAGGGGTTCGAGCACCAGTCGTCCATCCCCGACGTCCCCCCTCCGGAGGAGCTCCTTTCCATCGCCGAATGGCGACGGCAAACCATGAAACACATTCCCGAATCTCTGCAGGATATCCTGACCCGCGATCGCCCCATCGAACTGCGTCCGGTGCAGCCGATCGACGTTCTCCACCCGGATCTCCGCCCCCCTCGCCAGCAGGTGTGGTTGAAGGCCGCCGGGAACCTCCCCGACGCGCCGGCCATCCATAAGGCCCTTTTGGCCTACGCTTCGGATTTCACCCTCCTCGGTACCGCCCTGCTCCCCCACGGGGTCACGCACTTCATGCCCCGGGTGCAGGCGGCAAGTCTCGATCACGCCATGTGGTTCCATCGCCCCTTTCGTATGGACGAGTGGCTCCTCTACGACATGGACAGCCCCAGCGCCTGCGGCGGTCGCGGCCTGGGCCGGGGGAGCATCTATTCCCGGGACGGCCGGCTGATCGCCTCGGTGGCCCAGGAAGGAGTGATCCGCCTGCGCCGCGAGGGGCCGCCTTCCGCCTGA
- a CDS encoding antitoxin: MMKHEEIYRATLAKWGEQAQYDQAVEECAELIAALKHFRREKIDAAAVISELADVTLMIGQLTYMFGPDEVEKAVAVKLSKLHNLLET; the protein is encoded by the coding sequence ATGATGAAACATGAAGAGATCTATCGGGCCACCCTCGCCAAGTGGGGAGAGCAGGCCCAGTACGACCAGGCGGTGGAGGAGTGCGCCGAATTGATCGCCGCCCTCAAGCACTTCAGGCGGGAGAAGATCGATGCCGCGGCGGTGATCTCCGAACTCGCCGACGTCACCCTGATGATCGGTCAGCTCACCTACATGTTCGGCCCGGATGAGGTCGAAAAAGCCGTCGCCGTCAAGCTTTCCAAGCTGCACAATCTCCTCGAAACCTGA
- a CDS encoding glutaredoxin family protein: MPAGIPWVCLLLLAFWSPPQAPAAAVQEEVRIRFFWAASCPHCEEARPFLEGLVRRYPGVTLESLEVWDNRDNFESMIRLSRERGHALATTPTILIGERIWFGYGPNMAAEIEDALRKELGLSPLSLAGGGGALSLPLLGDLDPQSLSLPLVTVLIGILDSFNPCAFFVLFFLLGLMVHARSRRNMLLVGGTFVLFSGGIYFLFMAAWLNLFLLAGQMEAITRVAALVALVVALINIKDFFWFKKGLSLSISDEARPHLFRRMRGLVSSTRLPAVLLGTSVLAISANTYELLCTAGFPMVYTRILTLRTLSTLQYYAYIALYNLVYILPLLSIVLLFTWTLGSHKISEWQGRVLKLVSGMMMLALGLVLLFDPALLNSLPAAAGILGGALAASLLLAGAWWLRGKSQR; the protein is encoded by the coding sequence ATGCCGGCAGGGATACCCTGGGTTTGTTTGTTGCTTCTGGCTTTCTGGTCCCCTCCCCAGGCTCCGGCAGCCGCGGTACAGGAGGAGGTGAGGATCCGCTTCTTCTGGGCCGCCAGCTGTCCGCACTGCGAGGAGGCCCGCCCTTTTCTTGAGGGGCTGGTGCGGCGCTACCCCGGAGTGACGCTGGAGAGTTTGGAGGTCTGGGACAACCGCGACAATTTCGAGTCGATGATCCGTCTCTCCAGGGAACGGGGTCATGCCCTGGCCACAACGCCGACCATCCTCATCGGCGAGCGGATCTGGTTCGGCTATGGGCCGAATATGGCTGCGGAGATCGAGGACGCCCTGCGCAAGGAGCTGGGCCTCTCCCCCCTCTCCCTGGCCGGCGGGGGAGGAGCGCTCTCCCTCCCGCTCCTCGGCGACCTCGATCCCCAGTCCCTTTCCCTCCCCCTGGTCACCGTACTCATCGGAATTCTCGACAGCTTCAACCCCTGCGCCTTCTTCGTCCTCTTCTTTCTCCTCGGCCTGATGGTTCACGCCCGCTCGCGGCGGAACATGCTTCTGGTCGGAGGAACCTTCGTCCTCTTCTCCGGAGGGATCTACTTCCTCTTCATGGCGGCCTGGCTCAACCTTTTCCTCCTCGCCGGGCAGATGGAAGCCATCACCCGGGTCGCAGCCCTGGTGGCCCTGGTGGTGGCCCTGATCAACATCAAGGATTTCTTCTGGTTCAAAAAAGGGCTCTCGCTCTCGATCAGCGACGAGGCGCGGCCGCACCTCTTTCGGCGCATGCGGGGACTGGTCTCGTCTACCCGGCTTCCGGCCGTTCTCCTCGGAACCTCGGTGCTTGCGATCAGCGCCAACACCTATGAACTCCTCTGCACCGCCGGCTTCCCCATGGTCTACACGCGGATTTTAACCTTGCGGACCCTCTCCACCCTCCAGTATTATGCCTACATCGCCCTGTACAATCTGGTCTACATCCTGCCGCTCCTTTCGATCGTCCTCCTGTTCACCTGGACCCTCGGCTCGCACAAAATAAGCGAATGGCAGGGGAGGGTCCTCAAACTGGTTTCGGGGATGATGATGCTGGCCCTCGGTCTCGTCCTCCTTTTCGATCCGGCCCTCCTCAACAGTCTTCCTGCTGCGGCCGGCATTCTCGGGGGGGCCCTGGCGGCTTCACTTCTACTGGCCGGTGCCTGGTGGCTGCGCGGAAAGAGCCAACGTTGA
- a CDS encoding nitroreductase family protein translates to MLELLQGRRSIRRFVDRPVEAGKIEALIEAALRSPSSRGRQPWSFIVVSDDRTLRELSLAKAQGSTFLAGAPLAVVVAGDCTISDVWIEDCSIAAIILQLEAQSLGLGSCWVQIRDRFHADGRSSEEVLRQLFGLPDHLRVLSIIGLGYPADRLPGHATEKLPFDRVHFHEIHD, encoded by the coding sequence ATGCTCGAACTTCTGCAGGGGCGGCGCAGCATCCGCCGCTTTGTCGATCGCCCCGTGGAGGCCGGGAAAATCGAGGCCCTCATCGAGGCGGCCCTCCGTTCCCCCTCGTCCCGGGGGCGCCAGCCCTGGAGTTTTATCGTCGTCTCCGACGACAGGACCCTTCGGGAACTCTCCCTGGCCAAGGCCCAGGGCTCGACCTTTCTTGCCGGAGCGCCGCTGGCCGTGGTCGTTGCGGGCGATTGCACGATCTCGGACGTCTGGATCGAGGACTGCTCCATTGCCGCCATCATTCTTCAACTGGAAGCCCAGTCTCTCGGCCTCGGGAGCTGCTGGGTGCAGATCCGGGATCGTTTCCATGCAGACGGCCGCAGCTCCGAAGAGGTGTTGCGGCAATTATTCGGGCTCCCCGACCATCTCCGGGTGCTGTCGATCATCGGCCTCGGATATCCCGCCGACCGCTTGCCTGGTCATGCCACAGAGAAACTTCCCTTCGATCGGGTGCATTTTCATGAAATCCACGACTGA
- the trhA gene encoding PAQR family membrane homeostasis protein TrhA produces the protein MKSTTEKKTVSDRLTFYTQEEELLNRFTHGLGALLSVVGLVFLLTRPQVLADGWRLFSCAIYGGTLVLFYLMSTIYHTVRSPGVKYVFRILDHASIYLVIAGTYTPFALVSLRATWGWTIFVVIWVLAIAGTVLKVFMTHRLRILGPLLYIAMGWLIVIPIKPLLAAVPLPGVIWLFAGGLAYTLGVAFYAWEALHNNHAIWHLFVLAGSACHYVAIYGYVALT, from the coding sequence ATGAAATCCACGACTGAGAAAAAAACTGTCAGCGACCGGCTGACCTTCTATACCCAGGAGGAGGAACTCCTCAACCGTTTCACCCATGGCCTCGGGGCCCTGTTGAGCGTCGTCGGCCTGGTCTTCCTGCTGACGCGTCCCCAGGTGCTGGCGGACGGCTGGCGCCTCTTCAGTTGTGCCATCTACGGAGGGACACTCGTTCTGTTCTACCTGATGTCGACCATCTACCATACGGTCCGCTCTCCCGGAGTGAAGTACGTCTTCCGGATTTTGGATCATGCCAGCATTTATCTGGTGATCGCCGGGACCTATACCCCCTTTGCCCTGGTGAGTCTGCGCGCCACCTGGGGGTGGACGATCTTCGTCGTCATCTGGGTGCTGGCGATTGCCGGGACGGTGCTGAAAGTTTTCATGACCCACCGCCTCCGCATCCTCGGGCCGCTCCTCTATATCGCCATGGGCTGGCTGATCGTCATCCCCATCAAGCCTTTGCTGGCGGCCGTCCCCCTGCCGGGGGTCATTTGGCTCTTCGCCGGGGGGCTCGCCTACACCCTCGGGGTCGCCTTCTACGCCTGGGAAGCCCTGCACAACAACCACGCCATCTGGCATCTCTTCGTTCTTGCCGGCAGCGCCTGCCACTATGTCGCCATCTACGGTTATGTGGCTCTGACCTGA
- a CDS encoding MaoC family dehydratase has protein sequence MKEAEALLAHLKPQLGREIHVGPWLKIAQERIDLFAEVTGDRQWIHTDPLRAAKESPYGGTIAHGFLTLSLLPTLTESNHPDFFQKNYPGMRMRVNYGTNRVRFPAPVLSGSQIRARTVLLAAEAVGDAVQIIYAITVEIEGGSKPACVAEFVARVYP, from the coding sequence ATGAAAGAAGCAGAGGCACTGCTCGCCCACCTCAAGCCGCAGCTCGGCAGGGAAATCCACGTCGGTCCCTGGCTGAAAATCGCTCAGGAGCGCATCGACCTCTTTGCCGAGGTGACGGGGGACAGGCAGTGGATCCATACCGACCCCCTCCGGGCCGCCAAGGAATCCCCCTACGGCGGGACGATCGCCCACGGCTTCCTGACCCTGTCGCTGCTGCCCACTCTGACCGAGAGCAATCATCCGGACTTTTTTCAGAAAAATTATCCGGGGATGAGGATGCGGGTCAATTACGGCACCAACAGGGTTCGCTTCCCCGCCCCGGTCCTGTCCGGATCGCAGATCAGGGCGCGCACCGTCCTCCTGGCCGCCGAAGCGGTCGGCGACGCCGTGCAGATCATCTATGCCATAACCGTCGAAATCGAGGGGGGAAGTAAACCGGCCTGCGTCGCCGAATTCGTCGCCCGGGTCTATCCCTGA
- the cmoA gene encoding carboxy-S-adenosyl-L-methionine synthase CmoA — translation MAQDNIFNKKRPVQPFEFNRQVVDVFDDMITRSVPLYREIIGRQARLAARFYQSGSCIYDLGCSNGNLGMALCREMGERPFEMIAVDTSAPMLEDFAARLQLLEQGSQIRLWQEDICRTPLENASVVIVNLTLQFLPVDERDELLRRIFRALLPGGVLLLTEKIVHDDPVFNALQQETYYAFKAENGYSQLEISQKRDALENVLIPETLERHCRRLTEAGFVAVDTWLKWFNFAALIARRREEG, via the coding sequence ATGGCGCAGGACAATATCTTCAACAAAAAACGGCCGGTCCAACCCTTTGAATTCAACCGCCAGGTGGTGGATGTCTTTGACGACATGATCACGCGCTCGGTGCCCCTGTATCGCGAGATCATCGGCCGCCAGGCTCGCCTTGCCGCCCGTTTTTATCAGAGCGGAAGCTGCATCTACGACCTTGGCTGTTCCAACGGCAACCTGGGGATGGCACTCTGTCGCGAGATGGGGGAGCGCCCCTTCGAGATGATCGCCGTCGACACCTCGGCGCCCATGCTCGAGGATTTTGCCGCGCGCCTGCAACTTCTGGAGCAGGGATCGCAAATCCGCCTTTGGCAGGAGGATATCTGCCGCACCCCCCTGGAAAACGCCTCGGTGGTGATCGTCAACCTGACCCTGCAATTTCTCCCCGTCGACGAGCGGGACGAACTCCTGCGGCGGATTTTCCGGGCGCTGCTCCCCGGCGGGGTCCTCCTGCTCACCGAAAAGATCGTCCACGACGATCCGGTCTTCAACGCCCTGCAGCAGGAGACCTATTACGCCTTCAAGGCGGAGAACGGTTATTCGCAACTGGAAATCAGCCAGAAGCGCGACGCCCTGGAAAACGTCCTGATCCCCGAGACTCTTGAGCGCCACTGCCGGCGTCTGACGGAGGCGGGGTTTGTCGCCGTGGACACCTGGCTCAAATGGTTCAATTTCGCCGCCCTCATCGCCCGGCGGAGGGAAGAGGGATGA
- the cmoB gene encoding tRNA 5-methoxyuridine(34)/uridine 5-oxyacetic acid(34) synthase CmoB, whose product MTRLSDHASEHDLGPWETPLRELEERKASYIAQVDAKGRRYLGLLDQLPEATPSCLDLSGDRVQIGTPGDLPPGEGARLFAVLRGLSPWRKGPFEVFGTGIDSEWVSSLKWNRLQGHIAPLTGRRVLDIGSSNGYYLFRMAAQNPAIALGIEPYLTFYFQYLVLQRYARVPRIYSLPARFEEMPALHRYFDTIFCMGMLYHRRSPIDTLSEIRQNLRRGGELVLETLVIAGEGDLALIPRDRYAKMNNVYFLPTVSALSHWLERAGFEGVRCIDLTPTTSAEQRRTDWVQTESLADFLDPDDPGKTVEGYPAPLRAIFLANAR is encoded by the coding sequence ATGACCCGTCTCAGCGATCATGCCTCTGAACACGACCTCGGCCCCTGGGAGACACCGCTGCGCGAGCTTGAAGAGCGCAAGGCGTCCTACATCGCCCAGGTTGACGCCAAGGGGCGCCGCTATCTCGGTCTTCTGGATCAACTCCCCGAGGCGACTCCCTCCTGCCTCGACCTTTCCGGGGATCGGGTTCAAATCGGAACGCCCGGGGATCTGCCCCCCGGGGAGGGGGCGCGACTTTTCGCCGTTCTGCGGGGTCTCTCCCCCTGGCGCAAGGGCCCCTTCGAGGTCTTCGGCACCGGGATCGACAGCGAGTGGGTCTCTTCCCTGAAGTGGAACCGCCTGCAGGGGCACATCGCCCCCCTGACGGGGCGCCGTGTCCTCGACATCGGCAGCAGCAACGGCTACTACCTTTTTCGCATGGCGGCGCAGAATCCGGCGATCGCCCTGGGGATCGAACCGTACCTGACCTTCTATTTCCAGTATCTCGTTCTCCAGCGCTATGCCCGGGTCCCGCGTATTTATTCCCTCCCCGCCCGTTTCGAGGAGATGCCGGCGCTGCATCGCTACTTCGATACCATTTTCTGCATGGGGATGCTCTATCACCGCCGCTCGCCCATCGACACCCTCAGCGAAATCCGCCAGAATCTGCGCCGCGGCGGGGAGCTGGTCCTGGAGACGCTGGTGATCGCAGGGGAGGGGGATCTCGCCCTGATCCCCCGCGACCGCTACGCCAAGATGAATAATGTCTATTTCCTGCCGACCGTCTCCGCGCTGTCGCACTGGCTGGAGAGGGCCGGCTTCGAAGGGGTTCGCTGCATCGATCTGACTCCGACCACCAGTGCCGAGCAGCGTCGTACCGACTGGGTTCAGACCGAATCCCTCGCCGATTTTCTCGATCCGGACGACCCGGGCAAAACCGTCGAAGGTTACCCGGCACCGCTCCGCGCCATCTTTCTGGCCAACGCCCGATAG